The proteins below are encoded in one region of Aequorivita iocasae:
- a CDS encoding T9SS type A sorting domain-containing protein, which translates to MFKKLPLSLVVALFAISSYGQTIVSTSPENKNVVLEEFTGINCVFCPQGHAIAKAIQDAHPDDVSLINIHVGGFATPSGNQPDFRTPYGSAIVGQTGLTGYPGGTVNRHVFPGRGMSPGGTAMGRGSWTVSSNETLALGSEVNVAVEAEIDVNTNVITIHVEAYYTGNSPEPTNKLNVALLQNNTKGPQTGGGQGNNYNHMHRLVEMITGQWGEDINTTTSGTFVDRTYTYTIPPDYNGVPTDIAEMEVVAYIANNTQEIPSGSRANPTYAGITNDDDANLRYIVELPNTCKNTITPEVNIQNMGQNTITSLDIEYVINGDVHNYTWTGSLETLQNETIELPEVSYNLQGNNTLVVSLPNDDDNANNEATASFNEAVEGTGIVNMVLNTDGYGSEVRWYLRDGAGDIVDFGGPYGNNQTINETFTLDVDCYSFEIRDTYGDGGGSVTLTDHHGNLIYYTDGDYGSGETIQFSSNGVLGVNDNQVSSIALYPNPASTILNLKNAENADIQIFDILGKLILSQTNISRDAQVNVSSLENGTYFMKIAKDNAVITKRFLVTK; encoded by the coding sequence ATGTTTAAAAAACTACCCCTCAGTTTGGTTGTTGCCTTATTTGCTATTTCATCATATGGGCAAACAATTGTTTCAACTTCTCCCGAAAACAAAAATGTTGTTCTTGAAGAATTTACAGGAATAAACTGTGTTTTTTGTCCTCAAGGGCACGCAATTGCAAAAGCAATACAGGATGCCCATCCAGATGATGTATCTTTAATTAATATTCACGTCGGTGGTTTTGCTACTCCCAGCGGAAACCAGCCCGACTTTAGAACCCCTTACGGTTCTGCCATAGTTGGACAAACAGGCTTGACAGGATACCCTGGCGGGACTGTAAACCGCCATGTATTCCCGGGTCGCGGAATGAGCCCAGGAGGTACCGCAATGGGCAGAGGCAGTTGGACAGTATCTTCCAATGAAACACTAGCCTTAGGCTCTGAAGTGAATGTAGCCGTGGAAGCTGAAATAGACGTTAACACCAATGTTATAACAATTCACGTGGAAGCTTATTATACGGGAAATAGTCCCGAACCTACTAACAAGTTAAATGTGGCTTTGCTACAAAACAATACCAAAGGCCCTCAAACCGGAGGTGGTCAAGGCAACAATTACAACCACATGCACCGATTAGTAGAAATGATAACAGGACAATGGGGCGAAGACATTAATACAACAACTTCAGGCACTTTTGTGGATCGCACCTATACCTATACCATTCCGCCAGATTACAACGGAGTACCGACAGATATTGCAGAGATGGAAGTAGTAGCTTACATTGCTAATAACACACAGGAAATACCTAGCGGAAGTCGTGCAAACCCTACCTACGCTGGTATTACAAATGATGATGATGCCAACTTAAGATATATAGTTGAACTCCCAAATACATGTAAAAACACCATAACGCCAGAAGTAAACATCCAAAACATGGGGCAAAACACAATTACTTCTTTAGATATCGAATATGTGATTAATGGGGATGTTCATAACTACACATGGACCGGAAGTCTTGAAACCCTTCAAAATGAAACTATCGAGCTTCCCGAAGTATCATATAACCTACAAGGAAACAATACGCTAGTAGTGAGTCTTCCTAATGATGATGACAACGCCAATAATGAAGCTACGGCATCTTTTAATGAAGCCGTTGAAGGAACCGGAATTGTAAACATGGTCTTAAATACAGATGGATATGGAAGTGAAGTAAGATGGTATTTAAGAGACGGAGCAGGAGATATAGTTGACTTTGGCGGACCTTACGGAAACAACCAAACCATAAATGAAACTTTTACATTAGACGTAGATTGCTATTCTTTTGAAATACGTGATACCTACGGTGACGGCGGTGGCTCAGTAACTTTAACAGATCACCATGGAAACCTTATATATTACACTGATGGAGATTATGGCTCAGGTGAAACTATTCAATTCTCGAGTAATGGTGTTTTAGGAGTAAATGACAATCAAGTAAGCAGCATTGCTTTATATCCAAACCCAGCAAGCACAATCTTAAATCTTAAAAATGCTGAGAATGCAGATATTCAAATATTTGATATCCTTGGAAAACTTATTCTTTCGCAAACTAATATTTCTAGAGATGCGCAAGTAAACGTTTCAAGTCTTGAAAACGGAACTTACTTTATGAAAATCGCTAAGGATAATGCGGTAATTACAAAAAGATTCTTGGTTACCAAATAA
- a CDS encoding NUDIX domain-containing protein, whose amino-acid sequence MEYSIKNERTVFDDHYKMVKAEVIYDTFDGNKINTERLAFERGDSVAILIYEKETKSILATNQFRYPTCKHTEGWLLEIPAGSLEENEKPDDCIQREVMEELGYKLTSINLIYTFYTSPGASTERIFLYYSEISIKDKIEKGGGNSQENEDIQLVKIPVSEIPSKIMEVKDAKTILALQWYVLKNCS is encoded by the coding sequence ATGGAATATTCAATAAAAAATGAAAGAACCGTTTTTGATGACCATTATAAAATGGTCAAAGCCGAAGTGATTTATGACACCTTTGACGGCAATAAAATAAATACCGAAAGATTGGCCTTTGAAAGAGGCGATTCTGTAGCCATTCTAATTTATGAAAAAGAAACAAAGAGTATTTTAGCAACCAATCAATTTCGGTATCCAACCTGCAAACATACCGAAGGGTGGCTGCTTGAAATTCCGGCTGGATCCTTGGAAGAAAATGAAAAACCAGATGACTGCATTCAACGTGAAGTAATGGAAGAGTTAGGATATAAGCTAACTAGCATAAATCTGATATATACATTTTACACTTCTCCCGGTGCTTCAACCGAGCGCATTTTTTTATACTATTCTGAAATATCCATTAAAGACAAAATTGAAAAAGGTGGAGGAAATTCACAGGAAAATGAAGATATTCAATTGGTGAAAATCCCCGTGTCCGAAATACCTTCAAAAATTATGGAAGTAAAGGACGCAAAAACTATCCTTGCGCTCCAATGGTATGTATTAAAAAACTGTTCTTAA
- the rsmG gene encoding 16S rRNA (guanine(527)-N(7))-methyltransferase RsmG → MELILKYFPEITDTQLAQFKKLQELYEDWNLKINVVSRKDIEELYLRHVLHSLGIAKVQPFLPGSRILDVGTGGGFPGIPLAILFPEVQFHLVDSIGKKIKVVEEVVSGLQLQNVKTTNARVETVSGKYDFIVSRAVAQMETFVHWVAGKIAKKSLHERKNGILYLKGGDLAEELKYYPKSTVFPLYDYFEEDFFETKSVVHLPLKFKG, encoded by the coding sequence ATGGAACTCATATTAAAATATTTTCCGGAAATAACGGATACACAGTTAGCTCAATTTAAAAAACTTCAGGAGCTTTATGAGGACTGGAATTTAAAAATAAACGTAGTTTCCAGAAAGGATATTGAGGAACTTTACCTTCGGCACGTTCTTCATTCTTTGGGAATTGCAAAGGTACAACCGTTTCTTCCCGGTTCGCGAATATTAGATGTAGGCACAGGCGGTGGTTTTCCGGGTATTCCACTGGCAATTTTATTTCCGGAGGTGCAATTTCATTTGGTCGATAGTATCGGAAAAAAGATAAAGGTTGTAGAAGAGGTAGTTTCCGGCTTGCAACTGCAAAATGTAAAAACAACAAATGCACGCGTAGAAACCGTTTCCGGGAAATATGATTTTATTGTAAGCCGTGCCGTTGCCCAAATGGAAACCTTTGTACATTGGGTAGCCGGCAAAATCGCAAAAAAAAGCTTGCACGAACGAAAAAATGGAATTTTATATTTAAAGGGGGGTGACTTGGCCGAAGAATTAAAGTATTATCCAAAATCTACAGTTTTTCCTTTATACGATTATTTTGAAGAAGATTTTTTTGAGACAAAAAGCGTAGTGCACCTTCCTTTAAAATTTAAGGGATGA
- a CDS encoding fatty acid desaturase family protein, whose translation MSYTHLNFSRVDSAKFFRTLNRRVNDYFKDNNIARTGNWKLHLKTIIMFSLYLTPYFLLLTLDFPGWAQLLFTIIMGVGMAGVGMNVMHDANHGSYSSKKWVNKIMGGSMYILAGNVYNWQVQHNVLHHTYTNIHGHDEDLEAGRILRFSKHSKWHRFHKFQHWYSLFFYGLLTFNWVLTTDFFQTKRYLARKLSYGKLPKPVTQWSILVITKIIYVSLWIVIPILFFNIVWWKILLGFFIMHYVAGLILSIVFQLAHVVNSTDIMLPDESGTMKNTWAIHQLFTTVNFSTNNKIVNWYTGGLNHQVEHHIFPNISHIHYKNISKIVKSTTKEFNLPYKEYKTTRKAIIAHFRHLKEMGLKPAVSV comes from the coding sequence TTGTCATATACACATTTAAATTTCTCCCGAGTTGATAGCGCTAAATTTTTCAGAACGCTGAACAGGCGCGTTAACGATTATTTTAAGGATAACAACATAGCACGCACCGGAAACTGGAAACTGCACTTGAAAACAATCATTATGTTTTCGCTCTATCTAACACCGTACTTCCTGCTTCTTACACTTGATTTTCCTGGCTGGGCACAATTGCTTTTTACCATTATTATGGGCGTGGGCATGGCTGGCGTGGGCATGAATGTAATGCACGATGCAAACCACGGATCCTATTCATCAAAAAAATGGGTGAATAAAATTATGGGCGGAAGCATGTATATTCTTGCCGGAAACGTATATAACTGGCAGGTACAGCACAATGTACTGCACCACACTTACACCAATATCCACGGCCACGACGAAGATCTGGAAGCAGGAAGAATACTTCGATTTTCAAAACATTCTAAGTGGCACAGATTCCATAAATTCCAACACTGGTACAGTCTCTTTTTCTACGGCCTATTAACTTTTAATTGGGTCTTGACCACCGATTTTTTTCAGACAAAAAGATACTTGGCCCGTAAACTTTCCTATGGAAAACTGCCAAAACCGGTTACACAGTGGAGTATTTTGGTCATTACCAAAATAATTTACGTATCCCTTTGGATCGTTATACCCATTCTCTTTTTTAATATTGTCTGGTGGAAAATTCTTTTGGGATTCTTCATTATGCACTATGTTGCAGGCTTAATATTGAGCATTGTTTTTCAACTCGCACATGTAGTAAATTCTACAGATATAATGTTGCCGGACGAAAGCGGAACGATGAAAAACACTTGGGCGATCCACCAGCTATTTACTACAGTAAACTTTTCAACAAACAATAAAATTGTAAATTGGTACACCGGTGGCTTGAACCATCAAGTAGAGCATCATATTTTTCCGAATATAAGCCACATACATTACAAGAATATTTCTAAAATTGTAAAAAGCACTACCAAAGAGTTCAATTTACCCTACAAAGAATATAAAACCACCCGCAAGGCTATTATTGCACATTTTAGGCATTTAAAAGAAATGGGGCTAAAGCCTGCCGTATCCGTTTAA
- a CDS encoding pyridoxal phosphate-dependent aminotransferase, protein MDNRLSKRVNEMATSATLAMAAKTRELKEQGIDIIGLSLGEPDFPVPDFIKDAAIQAIQDNYHSYTPVDGYGDLKKAIITKFKRDNHLEYKPSQIVVSSGAKQSLANLTMVLLDDGDEVLLPAPYWVSYADQCKVAGGIPKEIPTSIETDFKVTAEALEAAITPKTKLIIYSSPCNPSGSVYSKKELRKLADVLVKYPDVIVISDEIYEHINFSGGHASMAEFDDMYDRTVVVNGVSKAFSMTGWRIGYIGGPEWIAKACNKMQGQVTSGANCIAQRATITALENPPSKIQFMVDAFKERRKLILNLLSEIEGFKTNQPEGAFYVFPDISYFFGKTLRGKNINTASDFSLYLLEEAKVATVTGEAFGDPNCIRLSYAASETEIKEAMRRIKEALA, encoded by the coding sequence ATGGACAACAGACTTTCAAAACGCGTGAACGAGATGGCCACCTCGGCCACATTGGCAATGGCCGCCAAAACAAGAGAATTAAAAGAACAGGGCATAGATATAATTGGGTTAAGTTTGGGAGAGCCAGATTTTCCTGTGCCAGATTTTATTAAGGATGCAGCTATTCAAGCCATTCAAGACAATTACCATTCCTATACACCCGTTGATGGTTATGGCGATCTAAAAAAGGCTATCATTACCAAGTTTAAAAGAGACAATCATTTAGAATATAAGCCATCACAAATTGTGGTTTCCTCTGGAGCCAAGCAGTCATTGGCAAATTTGACAATGGTTTTATTGGATGATGGCGATGAGGTTTTGTTACCAGCACCATATTGGGTAAGCTATGCAGACCAATGTAAAGTTGCCGGTGGTATTCCAAAAGAAATACCTACTTCTATTGAAACCGATTTCAAGGTAACTGCCGAGGCTTTGGAAGCCGCCATTACACCAAAAACAAAACTTATTATTTATAGTTCCCCATGCAATCCAAGTGGCTCTGTTTACAGCAAAAAAGAGCTACGCAAATTGGCCGATGTTTTGGTAAAATATCCAGATGTTATCGTTATCAGTGATGAAATTTATGAACACATAAACTTCAGTGGGGGCCATGCCTCGATGGCAGAATTTGATGATATGTATGACCGTACCGTAGTTGTAAACGGTGTTTCCAAAGCATTTTCCATGACAGGTTGGCGCATTGGCTACATCGGTGGGCCAGAGTGGATCGCAAAAGCCTGCAATAAGATGCAAGGACAAGTTACCAGCGGTGCCAATTGTATTGCACAAAGAGCCACAATCACAGCCTTGGAAAATCCACCAAGCAAGATTCAATTTATGGTAGACGCCTTTAAGGAAAGAAGAAAATTAATTTTGAATTTGCTTTCTGAAATTGAAGGCTTTAAAACAAACCAGCCTGAGGGTGCTTTTTATGTGTTTCCCGATATTTCCTATTTCTTTGGAAAAACCCTGCGCGGAAAAAACATAAACACGGCTTCTGATTTTTCTCTTTATCTTTTGGAGGAGGCCAAAGTAGCAACCGTAACAGGCGAAGCCTTTGGCGACCCAAATTGCATACGTCTTTCTTATGCAGCTTCTGAAACGGAAATAAAAGAAGCCATGCGACGGATTAAGGAAGCCTTAGCGTAA
- a CDS encoding GEVED domain-containing protein: protein MKTKITLILFFLVIVFQVQAQEKTNATYVGTIGSMVHVPSIASQTNLPPARVKEQVMQDGRASKNLIVPGKDPQIEDDYFKRNPDKMEQVLSGRAPTLVFDAAESSSQPTDPSIGVGPNHAVVVFNTGFRIFDKSGNPLTGQISPNPTIFPNGGCCDLTISYDNAADRFVMTFLGNGAQIAVSDGPDPVNDGWYVYTIPQINDYQKLSVWSDGYYMTDNTTATNRIYAMERTKMIAGDPSAQIIGFPLPGIVTSGFYSPQALNVSNNNLPAAGGLPIIYLQDDAWSGVSQDHIKIWTVDVNWASPGSSTISAPVELTTTPFISVFDGGSFSNLTQPGGGSDIDALQATIMNQAQFRKFSDHNSALFNFVVDTDASGGELAGVRWFELRQSADGQPWSIYQEGTYTSPEGKHAWHASMIMDVQGNIGMGYTAMAGPTTPNPNSKRVSSYYTGRYANDPLNTMTIAEELIAAGNQNIPSFRYGDYSKIDLDPANDKQFWFINEYMNNGRKDVVGVFQIAPNFNNDVGVVSIDSPITGTLSNSETVTVTIFNYGQNSASNFPVTFQVDGGAVISENFTGTIASAATAQYTFTATANLGTVGQTYSITSETNLSGDQDTSNDGRTKMVTYLQPNDIGVSAITAPVSGTDLTAAENIVVTINNFGGEPKSNFDVSYNLDGTIVTEVVAGPLAGNSSTSYTFTQTGDFSALGTYNLSAYTSLPGDSDTSNDETSVVITKQNCQPTADCTLGDGFRLFSVTDINNPSACEGYGDFTNLVAQMEVDSTNELTVTTGYGNQYIVVWVDFNDDFVFTPNEKVVNNYVVAPGQGSGTYTETMDLIIPAGATEGQHLMRAKSNWNNPVPEDACEETTYGETEDYTAQIGNLVGIDENIFDENGLTVLSLDNNNFDITLKTVNYSGALNLSVHNTLGQRLLFKKLENDGNGYSYKLDMSYVAKGIYLIRVGNKKDGRVKRIIVK from the coding sequence ATGAAAACTAAAATTACCTTAATTCTATTTTTCTTAGTAATTGTCTTTCAAGTACAAGCTCAGGAAAAAACAAATGCTACATACGTTGGTACTATAGGATCGATGGTACATGTACCATCAATAGCTTCCCAAACAAATTTACCGCCTGCGAGGGTAAAAGAACAAGTGATGCAAGATGGAAGAGCTTCAAAAAACTTGATTGTTCCTGGAAAAGACCCCCAGATAGAAGATGATTATTTCAAGAGAAATCCAGACAAGATGGAGCAAGTACTTAGTGGAAGAGCCCCTACCTTGGTTTTTGATGCTGCAGAGTCAAGCTCACAGCCTACCGACCCCTCGATTGGTGTTGGCCCAAATCATGCGGTGGTAGTATTCAATACCGGTTTCAGAATATTTGACAAAAGTGGAAATCCGCTTACAGGACAAATCTCTCCAAATCCAACAATTTTTCCAAACGGAGGTTGCTGCGACCTTACCATTTCATATGATAATGCTGCTGATAGATTTGTAATGACCTTTTTAGGCAATGGTGCACAAATTGCTGTTTCTGATGGTCCAGATCCAGTGAATGACGGCTGGTATGTTTATACTATTCCTCAAATTAATGATTACCAAAAACTTTCTGTATGGAGCGATGGGTATTATATGACTGACAATACTACGGCAACCAATAGAATTTATGCAATGGAACGCACAAAAATGATTGCGGGCGACCCTTCTGCCCAAATAATTGGTTTTCCATTGCCGGGTATTGTAACCAGTGGTTTCTATAGCCCCCAAGCTTTAAATGTAAGCAATAATAATCTTCCTGCCGCTGGAGGCTTACCTATTATATATTTACAAGATGATGCTTGGTCGGGAGTTTCCCAAGATCACATAAAAATATGGACTGTAGACGTAAATTGGGCCAGCCCAGGAAGTTCAACAATATCTGCCCCTGTAGAGCTAACCACTACTCCATTTATTTCAGTTTTTGATGGCGGAAGTTTTTCAAACTTGACCCAGCCAGGTGGTGGCTCTGATATAGATGCATTACAAGCCACCATAATGAATCAGGCCCAATTCAGAAAATTTTCAGACCACAATTCCGCTTTATTCAACTTTGTGGTTGATACGGATGCTTCCGGAGGTGAACTTGCAGGCGTTCGTTGGTTTGAGCTTCGCCAATCTGCAGATGGACAGCCTTGGTCTATTTATCAAGAAGGTACATATACATCACCTGAAGGAAAACACGCTTGGCATGCAAGTATGATAATGGATGTTCAAGGGAATATTGGTATGGGTTATACCGCAATGGCAGGCCCTACGACCCCAAATCCTAATTCAAAGAGAGTTAGTTCCTACTATACAGGACGTTATGCAAACGACCCATTAAATACAATGACTATTGCTGAAGAATTGATCGCTGCAGGAAACCAAAATATTCCTAGCTTTCGCTATGGTGACTATAGTAAAATCGATTTGGACCCTGCTAATGACAAACAATTTTGGTTCATTAATGAATATATGAACAATGGAAGAAAAGATGTGGTAGGTGTATTCCAAATTGCCCCAAACTTCAATAACGATGTTGGAGTTGTTAGTATTGACTCACCAATAACCGGAACCCTTTCAAACAGTGAAACAGTTACCGTTACCATTTTTAACTACGGGCAAAACAGTGCTTCAAACTTTCCTGTAACCTTCCAGGTAGATGGAGGGGCTGTAATTTCAGAAAATTTTACCGGAACAATAGCTTCTGCTGCAACAGCTCAATATACCTTTACAGCTACTGCAAACCTAGGTACTGTAGGGCAAACCTATTCCATTACTTCTGAAACCAACTTGAGTGGTGATCAAGACACATCTAACGATGGTCGCACAAAAATGGTTACTTATCTGCAACCAAATGATATTGGCGTAAGCGCAATTACAGCACCAGTTTCAGGAACTGACTTAACAGCTGCAGAAAATATTGTAGTTACCATTAATAACTTTGGAGGCGAGCCAAAATCAAATTTTGATGTATCGTACAACTTAGACGGAACTATAGTTACAGAAGTAGTTGCCGGTCCTTTAGCAGGAAATTCATCAACCTCATATACTTTTACTCAAACTGGAGATTTTTCTGCACTCGGCACTTATAATCTTAGCGCTTATACTTCCTTACCCGGTGACAGCGATACTTCAAATGATGAAACTTCAGTTGTTATAACAAAGCAAAACTGTCAACCAACAGCCGATTGTACCTTGGGAGATGGCTTTCGATTATTCAGCGTAACCGATATAAACAATCCATCTGCGTGCGAAGGCTATGGTGATTTCACAAATCTTGTTGCCCAAATGGAAGTGGACTCTACCAACGAGCTTACCGTTACTACCGGATATGGTAACCAGTATATTGTAGTTTGGGTAGATTTTAACGATGATTTTGTTTTCACTCCTAATGAAAAAGTAGTTAATAATTACGTAGTAGCTCCCGGTCAAGGTAGCGGAACCTATACAGAAACCATGGATTTGATAATTCCAGCTGGAGCTACAGAAGGACAACACCTTATGCGCGCCAAATCCAATTGGAATAATCCCGTTCCAGAAGATGCTTGTGAGGAAACAACGTACGGTGAAACCGAAGATTATACTGCACAGATTGGAAACTTAGTAGGCATAGATGAAAATATTTTTGACGAAAATGGCTTAACCGTTTTATCGTTGGATAATAACAATTTCGACATAACATTGAAAACAGTAAATTATTCAGGGGCTTTGAACCTCTCTGTTCACAATACGCTGGGGCAAAGATTACTATTCAAAAAACTTGAAAACGACGGTAACGGTTACAGTTATAAATTGGATATGAGCTATGTCGCAAAAGGTATTTATCTAATTCGTGTTGGAAACAAAAAAGACGGAAGAGTTAAACGAATTATCGTAAAATAA
- the purT gene encoding formate-dependent phosphoribosylglycinamide formyltransferase, whose protein sequence is MAKILLLGSGELGKEFTIAAKRIGQTVIAVDSYENAPAAQIADMTEVINMLDGHALDAIVEKYKPDYIVPEIEAIRTERFYEYEKQGYTVIPSAKAANFTMNRKAIRDLAAKELGLKTAEYRYATSVESLKKAVLEIGIPCVIKPLMSSSGKGQSIIKTEADVKNAWNYSQAGSRGDVAEVIVEAFINFNYEITLLTVTQQNGKTLFCPPIGHRQERGDYMESWQPATMENSALNEAQQMAEKVTTALSGCGIWGVEFFVADDGVYFSELSPRPHDTGMVTLAKTQNFNEFELHLRAVLGLPITEITQERIGASAVILASENSQNPTFEGLETVAASPKTDFRIFGKPTSRPYRRMGVVLTYDALNGNISEVTEKAKKLASEVKVISK, encoded by the coding sequence ATGGCTAAAATTTTATTATTGGGAAGCGGAGAACTGGGTAAAGAATTTACCATTGCCGCAAAAAGAATCGGACAAACGGTAATAGCGGTTGATAGCTATGAGAATGCCCCCGCCGCCCAAATAGCAGATATGACAGAAGTAATAAATATGCTCGACGGGCATGCCTTGGATGCAATCGTGGAAAAATACAAACCAGACTACATTGTTCCAGAAATTGAAGCCATACGCACCGAACGCTTCTACGAATATGAAAAACAGGGCTACACCGTAATCCCTTCCGCAAAAGCGGCAAATTTTACTATGAACCGTAAAGCCATTCGTGATTTGGCTGCAAAAGAGTTGGGCTTAAAAACCGCCGAATACCGTTACGCAACCTCTGTTGAAAGCCTTAAGAAAGCAGTTTTGGAAATTGGTATTCCCTGCGTTATAAAACCATTGATGTCTTCCAGCGGAAAAGGCCAAAGCATCATAAAAACTGAGGCAGACGTTAAAAATGCTTGGAACTATTCACAAGCTGGTTCCCGCGGCGATGTTGCTGAAGTAATCGTGGAAGCCTTTATAAATTTCAATTACGAAATCACACTTTTAACCGTTACCCAACAAAATGGAAAAACACTTTTTTGTCCACCTATAGGCCATCGGCAGGAACGGGGGGATTATATGGAAAGCTGGCAACCCGCAACTATGGAAAATTCAGCTTTAAATGAAGCACAACAAATGGCCGAAAAGGTTACCACTGCCCTAAGCGGTTGCGGTATTTGGGGCGTGGAGTTTTTTGTTGCAGATGATGGGGTGTATTTTTCAGAACTTTCACCACGACCGCACGATACAGGGATGGTAACTTTAGCCAAAACCCAAAACTTCAATGAATTTGAACTGCATCTTCGCGCAGTTTTGGGACTTCCAATTACTGAAATTACACAGGAGCGCATTGGGGCAAGTGCGGTTATTTTAGCTTCGGAAAATTCACAAAATCCAACATTTGAAGGTTTGGAAACTGTGGCTGCTTCCCCGAAAACGGATTTCAGAATATTCGGAAAACCCACCTCGCGACCCTACAGGAGAATGGGAGTGGTTTTAACCTATGACGCGCTTAACGGAAATATTTCAGAAGTAACGGAAAAGGCAAAAAAGCTAGCGAGTGAAGTAAAAGTAATTTCAAAATAA
- a CDS encoding TrkH family potassium uptake protein: MNSLTKLNYRIILHLMGLLLIVNGGFMLLSSIVSWYYEDGVLTQMLLAGTVALGIGGIGMIFTKNHRKEIQKREGYIIVTFGWIFMALIGTLPYIFTGAIPSFTNAFFETMSGYTTTGASILTDIEIIPRGVLFWRSITHWIGGMGIIVLAIAILPLLGIGGMQLFAAEAPGPGGDKLHPRITDTAKRLWLIYVGYTLAETILLKIAGMSFFDAINHSLATLSTGGFSTKNASVAYWNDNPVVQYIIIVFMFLAGSNFVLSYFAFKRKFQKIFQDEEFKMYSAFIIGLTIVAALLIYFEADVTLSGIAHPMVWGQFESAFRHALFQVLTIITTTGFVSADYTMWTPFLTIFFFGMMFLGGCAGSTAGGIKVMRHLIMIKNGVLEFKRTLHPHAILPVRYNRKAVPQPIVFNILGFFILYMLSFIIGTLVFSWIGLDFKTALGGAASTLGNVGPALGDLGPVDNYAYLPDAAKWWSSFLMLIGRLELFTVLILLTPFFWRNR, encoded by the coding sequence ATGAATTCACTTACAAAACTTAACTATAGAATCATTTTACACCTCATGGGCCTTTTGCTCATAGTTAATGGGGGTTTTATGTTGTTGTCTTCCATAGTTAGTTGGTATTATGAAGATGGTGTCCTCACACAAATGCTTTTAGCGGGTACGGTTGCTTTGGGAATAGGTGGAATTGGAATGATCTTTACAAAAAACCACCGGAAAGAAATCCAAAAGCGGGAAGGATACATAATAGTTACTTTTGGGTGGATATTTATGGCGCTCATTGGTACTTTGCCGTATATATTTACGGGGGCAATCCCCAGTTTTACCAATGCTTTTTTTGAGACAATGAGCGGCTATACCACCACAGGCGCTTCCATTTTAACCGATATAGAAATCATTCCCCGCGGGGTACTCTTTTGGCGAAGTATAACCCATTGGATTGGGGGTATGGGTATAATTGTTTTGGCTATTGCCATATTGCCCTTACTGGGAATAGGAGGTATGCAGCTTTTCGCAGCTGAAGCTCCAGGACCGGGAGGCGATAAACTCCATCCTAGGATTACAGATACAGCAAAAAGATTATGGCTTATATATGTAGGCTACACGTTAGCCGAAACAATTTTGTTGAAAATTGCCGGAATGAGCTTTTTTGATGCTATAAATCATTCATTGGCAACATTGAGCACAGGGGGGTTTTCCACCAAAAATGCGAGTGTGGCTTATTGGAATGACAATCCTGTGGTTCAATATATTATCATTGTATTCATGTTTTTGGCGGGAAGCAATTTTGTATTAAGTTATTTTGCCTTTAAAAGGAAATTTCAGAAGATTTTTCAGGATGAAGAGTTTAAAATGTATTCAGCCTTTATAATTGGGCTTACCATTGTGGCAGCTTTATTAATTTATTTTGAAGCAGACGTGACGCTTTCAGGAATTGCACACCCAATGGTTTGGGGGCAATTTGAGAGTGCTTTTCGGCATGCACTTTTCCAAGTACTTACAATTATTACAACCACAGGTTTTGTAAGCGCTGATTATACCATGTGGACACCATTTTTGACAATTTTCTTTTTCGGGATGATGTTTTTGGGAGGCTGTGCGGGTTCCACCGCCGGAGGAATAAAGGTAATGCGCCATCTAATAATGATCAAAAATGGCGTTCTTGAATTTAAAAGAACGTTGCACCCACACGCCATTTTACCTGTTCGGTATAACAGAAAAGCTGTCCCGCAACCTATTGTATTTAACATTCTTGGCTTCTTTATTTTATATATGCTTTCATTTATTATAGGAACCTTGGTTTTTTCTTGGATAGGATTGGATTTCAAAACCGCACTCGGAGGAGCCGCTTCAACCTTAGGAAATGTAGGTCCAGCACTTGGCGATCTTGGACCGGTAGATAATTATGCATATCTGCCCGATGCGGCAAAGTGGTGGTCCAGTTTTTTGATGCTTATTGGTAGATTGGAACTGTTTACCGTGCTAATTCTGTTAACTCCCTTTTTCTGGAGAAACAGATAA